A region of the Vicia villosa cultivar HV-30 ecotype Madison, WI unplaced genomic scaffold, Vvil1.0 ctg.001130F_1_1, whole genome shotgun sequence genome:
gttaaatagtacaaCGCATTCTTATTTAGGGTATACATCccctctgcagcatgacaaggacctatgtttgccaagtttctatcgaagttagttttattaacttggTTAACTTTAGCCATATAGTAGCTCTGATCCCCTTCgatattctctactataccatcttctctccaaatggttaccctctgatgcattgttgaaggcacagctgcaactccatggatccactctctcccaagcaaaaggttgtagtttgcttttgctggtataaccattaacatagttggcctcgtgactgaTCCCACGGttaaattcacctgaacaactcctagtgtttgtcctatcttgccttcgtagttagataaaaccatgctgtgtggccttatatcagtatcgaacataccaattcttttcagcatgtattggggcattaggttcactgctgcccccccatcgactaggactttattaatgccaacattttcaattttagcccttatatagagtggtttcaagtgatttcgcataccttcatcgggcctctcgaagaaagcgttctgttcttcaactgcaccattattcagcacatagtaacacacaggtctgtgtttcgccatttcttcgatatcagcctcttcgcagtcttcaacttcagtttcctgattaaactcatgagggagcacagacacaacgttgcagttgaggtttatagatgacaccccatcagaatcgaaatcatttgtcattctatcttcttctttccaagaactggaatgcatcttttcttcttcatccaagatcttttcaacttcgaatagtctgcgttccaccggaggtttgcttgactttgccccctgatgtggaacttggttgctactagactctccagcttctcttggcctatattccctttgagctttttttattctctggtgccttctccactgggatcgggacataggattttttcctttgtaattctccaatcgatacatctctcgatttggtttttggaattgcttcctatatgccattgcagtccttcctccttggtcccaacttcgccatttgttggttcttgcaccagcttgcacccatctgtccctgGGTACATCCgcaggaactttgaatgttacccttcgagctctaggatgtGGGCTATCGGGTCTTTTTGTTggggtccatatgtcgaaaccgtataggttaggacgcaatccctgagtttctcgacccatgtagcagtacacacgttcgaatgatcgtgccagcatttcatcatagactgccccacatctgggacaaagtgcaacttcagtgttttccctgtgacatctgaccaaaaatcccactaagctttcctccatctttgggtacacttATAGCAGAGGGTTTGGTTCTCTCccagggtgttcccatctttcgcgtcgagccctttcgaagttagcttcgacccttcgattcagcatgatcgaacatcttggacacatccattgttttctgccattcctttcatggcaattccagaggtaGTCCTTGAGGCTTTCTCCTCTTGGAGGAATTTCAATGCCCCccttttgccttgtcaaccatgtctccaattcgccaaattcagacactggacgtctggcgctgaccatgttaacaactgctggaggaacttcagagatttggattttctggagcttcaccctgaggtcttcagtggccttgcTGTTCTCTCCCCTCGAACCCtcagttatctctgtcttggaagattcttcaacatcagtattgaagattgcatcatcatttaggctttcagtagcctgctctcCATTGAACACCGTTTTAGTTTCCgtaacttcgacttcagatgcctctaccatgttgatatccaatggctcacagaggctagcgtcagcaatgttcagaggatttgTGTCGACCCTCATGtggctcttggtcttgtcagcaaatttcaacctCCCATCtgtgatagcattttgaattaaatccctgaaaagaaaacattgtgagattttatggcccaaaaaaccatgatatttacaaaaacctctcttcttctgttgttctaacggaggaattttagaatttggaggcaatatcatttggccatcttttactaataaatcaaatatttcatcacacttggtgacgtcgaatgtgtaagttttcttagggaatctatcgttcttatcgctttctactgggttttttccatttgcagggttgagtagtttgcaggcataaggtggcgcttccttcagttcagccaaatctatttcgacttcttcagggttgtatgagtcgttaaaagactcatcatcagcgtcctccgcTTCGAtgtacgctaccctttcctttttatagtttttatttgccttagccttttctgccttcaagcgttcgacttgtcgaaccctatctgccaactgggccatatccctaaggtattgagtatctagtttcttcctaattgaataatctagaccacccgcagccatttcgactagttcatgctctgggactattgtgaaacaccttgatttcaacagtcggaacctatttaagtaatcatcaattggttctgtcaacttcctcttaatactggccaattctttcagacttatcttggtttgacccatgtagaattgttcatggaacaacctttctaagtgtgcccaagcatctatcgaatttggtggcaaagtagtgaaccaaatgaaagcattctttgttagcgaactagggaaatatttgatccttaaatcctcgttccctgctaaGTCTCCTGCCTCTGTCAAGTATCTGGcgatatgttccacagttgactcgctagtttcgcctgaaaactttgtgaacttgggtactttagtgcctctaggcaactctgtttgcatgatataatctgatatgggggatgtataatttggacgtcgaagtccagtactaaggccgttattggccataaccctttctatcatggcagttaggttattttctgtagccagattttctcttctgactctctggacgatttcatctggatgttcgttcctacccacaatccttaatctgggtcgatcttcttccgtttcctgtcgaacggggacaattctttgattcgaagcctctaagTTTATTACTTGAGTCCCTTCGATCGTTTCTGTTCTCTGTGGGGCACCTACGTtcttagtggctgtcctagatgggggaaccacatcttgtatacgttccaaaatgggcctctcttcttgattcaaagGCTGCTTGTCTTTTCGTCTAGGTGGtggaactcccatgaaatctgccattcgattcatttgagatgatatcttttggaaaatctgcACGTTTTCCCGATTCGTACTAGTGATATTTGTTGCTAGtggattcaaaattgaagccaattctttggccaagacccctaacatatcatggttgcttgcatccatttcttgccggaatgctgcttgattatttgtggtaaaattgggtatttgggcagaaaagccagtattgtgtgcacttcgacccactgaaccaacatttggcgaaaacgtcgcattgttagttgtagcatatgtaggtcctgcccctcgtacgcctgttccaaatGGGTATGGCATTCTGTATGGGtaatttggcctccattcgaaagcagagttTGACCCCTGGTTAaataagttatttgcagcatttgtcgaggaaagtGGCATCTCCTCcgcgcttgtggatgaaggtgcggtggtcgacactgaaactgggaTAGTCCCTGATGgtcctgtattattctcaggcatagcctgggaattatctgcaggtctcgatccatttggacccggtaTATCCcgtgctccttgagtagaagtcgaatttgccgctcctgatcctgagccttgtgggggatcttgatctccccctgcactggtcgtaacggccattttcttgttgtaccttcgtttaggaatcggttgtgcactgttccttaacttaccgttcctaaggttcatacaaggtcttgatattgtctagacaaaaataaaacaattgattaaaaacaatctgcttgacactgtcccatcgggcgtgccaatttgtttacggtgatttccggtaaacaaccgctagtcttccaaactataataaatatgatttggttactcgcaggatcgactagattgatcctaggacatagtcaaaaagattgttattgatggtcattcgaaccatatctatgattcatcttgtcaataagaattacttcgaacgaaacaaacaaaattagcaatcacttcgttatacacgtgagtataacttcagcgaaaggtaagtcaagataaaatatgagacgaaactgtaaaagtgcaaaaatcttaaagtgcagaaatgttaaatacttcaaagataaatgacatgaaaataatgagtacaaaaacgtaaatggcaagaagtaaatgaaatgcaataatattgaaagatacttgaaaataaagggaaaatacacatgtattaaaatggtggtgtcatacgtacatttctcagcgaactctttctctttaacacttgatacttgagtaatatgtgagtgatttgtacaaaatgaacacacggaatcctaatattaagactcttatttatactagtttcgaccttaacggtcctacgctaatctaatgccacgtttctcataagaacctcAGGAACGCCGTCTgtctttagacagttacgaaaccgtcttcgaatttcaaatcctcccgcctaagtccttcttcgacgcgtggcagtgtatttaacattaaaacactacaaaaacacgctaagtgtcaatacttaacatatttcacgaaatttgtctaagtcttcgaagacatatactcctactagcttcagcattcactatcttcgttataacttagaaatcttcattctcgaagcatggccatcaggagccatttttatcttcaaagatggtcatcagtaaccatccttcCCTCGAgtttttatccttcgaaggaccatgtttgcaaaacgaaatcttcagctaacaatcaCCCGCTTCATTCAAATCCCTAACACCTTTCTCCACTTCCATGTCATATTTACTGAATATTATTTTTATCCACCATTTCGACCTTCCTTTAATTAAATGAAATTTCTCTTTCAAGACGAAACCACCTCTCCCATGAACCTCTAGCCCCTTCCACTCTTTCACAACAAAAGGAATAAAGCCCTTATCGGAAAACCATTCACTATTAAATTTGAACGATTTAGGACCTCACTCCTCTTTATCAACTATCAACCAAACCGAACAATAATCCGAAACATCCCTCAAACCAACCAACTGGCCAATAACTCCCCAAGATGAAACAATATTTTCATACACAAGAAACCTATCAATCCTACTCTTTGATTTCTCATCACCACTATACCAACTAAACTTCTTCCCTTTACATGGGACATCCACTATCTTCGATAAAATCTGAAAACTCCGTACATTCCACATTGCTTCTAATCAAAGATTAACCAACTCTCTCATTCCTCTTCTTGACTGCATTAAAGTCTCCCCCTATAACCAATTCCCCATCATGATGTCTCAAACCCAACAAATGGGACCAAAGAACGTGTTTTAAACGTAACGAGCAAGGAGAGTAAACGTTAACAATGTAAAAAATACCTCTGTTCCAAGAAACCTTCGTACCGAGATAACCATTGCCACTGAAACTAGATATCACTAAAACCGATTGAGTCCTCCAAATAGTCAAAAGCCCACCCGATAGCCCTTCCCTCTTAGAATACGAATAACCAATGTCTTCCGACCCCAAAACTACTAGCATCAGAATCTTAAACCTCCTTcaatttggtttcttgaataaggATCATATTTGCCTTCCCTTTGTTGATTATGTAACTAATCCTCTTTCGTTTAACCAAACTACCACCTCCCCTTATATTGAAAATACCAACAATCATTTAAAACTATTTAACTGCACCTTCAATccttccatgttcttttcttccATCATTTTCATATCTTCTATTTTCTTCTAGAAGTCCCTCCTTGATGTCCCGAAATCAAACCACTCCTAATTTAGCTATAGCGTCGCACAATCTTTCATCAGCTGAAGAGCCAAAATTTGAAAGGATTTTATAATTACATCTTAAAATGTATGATGCATCGGGATGAACACCATAAGAAAGGGAAACATATATGTTCTTGCGTTCATCTCCCTTAACAAACAGAGACTCGCCCCCAAAGGATGAACCTTGATGGAGAAAAAACCTTCAATTTCAAGGTGAGTTTAAATATTATAAGACTCCACTGAAAATAGAACCTCCCCAACGAAAGCCTTCTTCCAACGATTCCTAATTTCCGAGCTTGAACAGAAATCAAAAGAGGCAACTTCCCTCTGAACAACTTTCTTCTTCCCCTCCGATACTATATCAGCGAAGGATTTGGAACTCTCTACATACCTAACAGTAGAAGAAGAAGCCATCACTTTCTGAATCCCTTTCTGATTCTACAAAGCTACTGATCCCCCTTTACTTCCACTTCGGCTAAACCTCGGTTGATTGGCATGGATTTTCTTGCCATCAATCAATATGTTATCAAGCTTCACCGCCAACAATCTTTCATCCTGGACCCCCTTCAATCTTGCAAGCCCAAAACATTTCCCAAATTTATTACACCATGGAGGAATGACCACCTCCACCACCTCTCTCACACAGCCAAAAAGCTTGTAAACATCCACCGCCCTAATCCTCTCCGGGAACTCGAAAAAGTAGAATGAAGATATCGTCTCCCCCAAACCCAACTGCATCCTTCCGTACGAGAAAGAGTACCATTTTAAAGATAGATTTCGAAAACCTTTCTTATAAACTCCATGCCCTCCAttgaaaccaaaaaagaaatCCAGAGGAGTGAAAAAACAAACTAGAGAGAAGGGAGagtctttttctctctctctctcccatcCTTCTTGACAAGCTATTAGGAACAAATTTTGTATTCATTCATGTTTGGACATTCCTCATGCATTAGTTTTAATATAGTTTCTTTTTActcttcaaaaaaaatttaattggtgTATTCTAGTTAATAGTTATTGTTATCCTAATATTTTGGACAAGTCGTTGGTTCAATCTTCAATATGAATTTATTGACCTCACCAAGAACCCAAAGTTACAATAAATATACAACCACTAGGCATTCTTCAAATAAAGAAATAGTTAAACTAATAATAgctagagaaagaaagaaagaaagaaacatgttccatcattttatttatattgCTCACTCATTTCACCATGCCATTAACAATTACATATTTAAAATCACCAATTATTTAAAAACTAGACGAGTACAAAGGTGACATTGAAATACTAACAAAGATGAATATCTTAGGCATGCAAAATGAACAGAAAAATAGGAGCAATCATTTGAGAAGGAACTTTTGGAGCCAAAAAGCAGAATACTTTGGATATCTTctcaaattatttttgaaatcaacATACAAGATTCCAAATCGTACTGTGTAGCCTGCATCCCATTCATAGCTGTCAGAAAATGACCATGCATAGTAGCCCTTCACATTTGCACCATCTCTGCAAAGAAAACGACATGATTATTCAATTTATCATGACCTACAAGTACTGTTATTGTTGATTGTACACTTCCCTTCCTAAAATAGAATTGACTCAAATCAtagattttttttacttttttttatcatacttttaaAATTTTGTTCTAAAATGCcacaatttaaaattaattttttagattcatCAGCTAAACACATGAAggatttttttaaattcttttttagcatttttatttttgttgcggTTCGATTTATTTTGATTCTAGAATTGTTAGTGTAACATAAATTCAGCTCACTAATCAAACATAATAATTCAATTATTTAAATTTCAGCTCGATTATTTAGTTCAAAGATTTTTTAAATAATCCGCCTTGgttgaaatattttataaaataatataatatagtaATACTATTATTAAAGtcgaaatataaataaataaattgtttaactcaTACTTTATTCCTTGAAGAAGAAATTTGAGATGTTGATCATGGTATCTAATTCTAATACCATCTTTACGAGCTTCATTGATTGGTATTGAGTCATTCCTAGATTGAGCAATACCTGAAAAAAACTCACACACAAAATTAATAACCTAATTAACACACtcattaaactaaataaatagtaaactttataattaattaattaccatTTTCAGTAATGTAAACTGGTGGATTCTTGTAAACATCTTTTATGTGTTTTACAAGATCATGAATTCCCTTTGGATACACATATAGCCAAGTCAAATCAGTCTGCAAAAATATAAagttataatattattaaactttatagaaaataataaaaaaatattatttatacgaGACAATTTTAAATTATAGTCCGCAATCGTGATATTTTTATATCTCGCATTTGTATACAATTTGTAAGAAGTTTGAGTATCGTGATTGAATTGAAATTGATCGATAAAAAATCATACCGCGGGGCCGATAGATACACCATTCTTCAAAGCTGTGATCAAGAAAAAATTGAATGATTGTGTTGTTAGTTCAATGTTAAAATgcaatagaaaatattttatgatatatatttagattttttttagttaaatacTTACGAGTAACATTTGCTTCAATATCAGTGTAGTAAGTCCTGTTGACAGTTGTTGGTGGAATGCTTTGTGCATAATATGTGGAGTAATAGTTTACACCAAGAAAATCATAGGAACCTTTGAtcaattcaacttcttcttttgagAATTTGGGAAGTCTATTACCTAAGGAAGTTATCATAGATTGAGGATAGTGACCATATGTAAGAGGATGAGCAAACCTGAAAAAATTAATAAGGTTCAATCAAAATGTGTAATAGATAAAGTTTATCGAATAAATATCGTTAAATCAGCTCAACTGATAACTATATATGAATGTTTGATGGTAGAGACtaatatttgaatttttgaaatccATTTATTTACTTTTAGAAAATGAAATTTCAATTACTAGactattaaacaaaaaaatatatatatttatcatatAAATAAATTGTTCATCTTATATCAGCTAACTAACTATCATTTAATGTTTGTAAGCGATTTTACAAGTACTTTGATAGTTGTCAAATGGTCATAATATCtaagtaataataattttttgttttttgtttcgtaactttaaaatttttaaattttgtagaTTATTGAACTTCGACTGAATTTCTAAATTCTTACCATCCGAAAAAGAAGTCGAGTGCTCGACTTGCAGCTACACGATCAGCAGCACTCTTGGTATAGGGTTCGAAAAAATGAGTAACTAAAGTGGCTCCAATCTTTCCTTTTTGATGAGCCTatgacaataaaaataaattttattaacagGTGAATACATATATTAAAGAACGTGCATGCAGGCGCTCAGTCTCTACCGTGACATCAAAGTTTTTGACATTTTCAGTACTACAATCCGTCTTAACCATctcaataaaaattataaaaatcaacCGTCGAGaatattttgttataattttGCTAGCTCGTCCTCCACTTTTCAATATATTATACTTGATAACTTTTATGGCAATTACCTGATATTTGGCCTTGTACAATCTGGCAGCAGCAGCATGAGAAAGAATCAAGTTATGAGCAACAATGTATGGCTCTGTAGATGAGTCACCATATTGGCAATTTGCAACATATTTAGAGCATCTACCAGGTGCAAATGTGCCACCATTGTAACCATTGATGGTGTAGGAAAATGGTTCATTAAGTGTCACCCAATGTTTAACCCTATCTCCATATGTCTTGAAGACAAAATCAGCATAGTTTTCAAAATCCTTCCTGTTTTTGGTCCATAAAATAgagaataaattaatataattgctTTTTTGTTTTCACTTAAAAGGATTTAAATTAATAGGATATAATATAGTGTTACTTACACTACTTTATGACTTAGAAATCCCTTATATTCATCTTCAAGACTTTGTGGAAGATCCCAATGAAAGAGTGTTACAAATGGTATTAAGCCTGCCACCATCATATATGCAAAGAAAATGAGTCCATAGAGTTTGTGATTTtgtttataaattaaaatgcagGCAACTTTGATTTTACAAACGTCTCAAATGAGATTTAAATTTTGTATATTAAAATTACTTGATCAGACTCTTATGATTGAACTTGCAAACATCACACTTTTACGATTGCACTTGCAAACATCACTGACGAAATTTAAACTTTACTTTCTAAAATCACATGATTAAACTCTTACAACTAAACTTACCATCGTTTCTAACAgattttattcttttctttttaaaattacatGATCAGATTCTTATGACTGAACTTTCAACCATCTTGGATAAAATTTAaactttagttttttaaaattatatgttGGACTTTCAGACTCTTACAATTGAACTTACAAATATTTTAGAGAAAATTTAAACTCTTACTATTGAACTTACAAATATCTTAGACAAAATTTAaacttgattttttaaaattacatgTTCAGAGTCTTACGACTGGATTGAACTTACAAACGTCTCAGACGAAATTTAAACTTCATATTTTAAAACTACATAATCAGACTCTTCCGACTGAATTGACACGTTATTGATCAGAGTTAAAGAATAAACTAATGAAAAATGTATTATAAGAGGTATTTACCATTTGCTAAGATCTCATTGATGAGATTGTTATAGAATTTAACACCCAAGGGATTCACTTCACCCTTGCCCTCTGCATATCATATCATGTCACAATCAAAAtcactaaaaataattttaaaaaaagtgtgATTGAAAATCTTCAAATCATCACAAGATATCATACTTGGAAATATTCTTGACCATGAGATGGAGAATCTGTATGAGTCCAACCCAATTTCTTTGACAACCTTGATGTCACTCTACAAAATAATTGAAGTTTTGTTCAATTCTTTACCTCAAATATaaagtatatttttatttatttttctcacaaAAACCAagataaaaaattattgaaaattttcAAGTAAGATTACCTTGTATCTATGATAAAAATCAGCACCTATATTTCCACTACTGTGGTCCCAAATCTTTTCTGCTCAATCAAGACAtagagaaagtgagattttattatttttaattaagttcaTATGAGTTCAAAACTTTAATTAATGAATATATAAATCTTACTATAAAAATATTGatataaagataattaaataatgTAACCTGGATGTTGTTTAGTGAAAGTGTCCCATATGCTTGGTCCCCTCCCATCTATATTTGAAGCTCCTTCTACCTTGAATAGTTAGCCACGAAGAGAAAAAGTCAttgataatttattattataagatGGTTTGTCGCATATCACAAATAACGTGTTATTAAAAATGTACACGTCATTAGCATATGGGCGAATGTTTGATATTTATGAATGTGTGGTCCtctaaccctaaaaaaaactaTGAATTAAATTGAACTACTGAATTGAATCGAAATGAAATTAAAGTAATTATATTCTACAAATAATTTTAGAACCGAACCAATTACTAAAGCTGTAACCGAAACGAATCAAAactcaaattttaattaaaataaataataattaaaaatagtttaaccGATAGGTTCTTTAATAAATGATTCGGTTTGAGAAAAAATAACTTCTAATTTCTTAGTacagttcagaatttcaaaacgGTATATCAaaacaataattatattttagttcggtttataataaattaaaacggtTCAGTTGAATTCAagtaaatttttattataattatttggtTCCATTAGATTTTCTCATAAACCATGAATAACCCTACATACAAGAGGCACATGCGTAAGTGGATGGTTAAAAATACCATTTACCATATCATAGAAAATGAATATTTTAACCTAGAGATCTCCTTCCTTGTTAAAActgatattattttttaaattttacttg
Encoded here:
- the LOC131633491 gene encoding vicianin hydrolase, producing the protein MGTISPSLLHLFSLATLLAVVTGAATPSQEVHPGHYATIFNRTLFPADFLFGIGSSAYQVEGASNIDGRGPSIWDTFTKQHPEKIWDHSSGNIGADFYHRYKSDIKVVKEIGLDSYRFSISWSRIFPKGKGEVNPLGVKFYNNLINEILANGLIPFVTLFHWDLPQSLEDEYKGFLSHKVVKDFENYADFVFKTYGDRVKHWVTLNEPFSYTINGYNGGTFAPGRCSKYVANCQYGDSSTEPYIVAHNLILSHAAAARLYKAKYQAHQKGKIGATLVTHFFEPYTKSAADRVAASRALDFFFGWFAHPLTYGHYPQSMITSLGNRLPKFSKEEVELIKGSYDFLGVNYYSTYYAQSIPPTTVNRTYYTDIEANVTPLKNGVSIGPATDLTWLYVYPKGIHDLVKHIKDVYKNPPVYITENGIAQSRNDSIPINEARKDGIRIRYHDQHLKFLLQGIKDGANVKGYYAWSFSDSYEWDAGYTVRFGILYVDFKNNLRRYPKYSAFWLQKFLLK